One window of Campylobacter avium LMG 24591 genomic DNA carries:
- a CDS encoding cation:proton antiporter, whose amino-acid sequence MQHSVINANDLQILALIACCLLASPYIARFFKLPISATEIILGSVFAYLGLLGQSDTFDLVAKIGFYYLMFMAGMGVNLKSFFAMKKSLAKRSVLYISSLYILSSLFALFFNLSYIFIIILPVMSVGLLSILLKDFDKDCYWLKTSMIVATLAEVVSIVLLTIVGTVSKQGVTFLELFLNVLYLLVFLAFCLFAFKVLRILFWWYPQLRNILMPNEDKNEKDIRLCMSIFMLIIAAMLFTKLDLALGAFIAGAFISTFFTHKQDLEKRLSSFGYGLLIPIFFIHIGSTFDMRLLSDLVVMKNVAMIMLAMIFIRVVSAFVFYDKLGFKESVFLGLSQSMPLTLLVAVATLSYNAKIIDNGLYSALILTALFEGILVMTLFRFLHTK is encoded by the coding sequence TTGCAACACAGTGTCATTAATGCAAATGATTTACAAATTCTAGCCTTAATAGCTTGTTGCTTGCTAGCCTCGCCTTATATAGCTAGATTTTTTAAGCTTCCTATCTCGGCCACTGAGATAATTTTAGGAAGCGTGTTTGCGTATCTTGGTCTTTTAGGTCAAAGTGATACTTTTGATTTGGTAGCAAAGATAGGATTTTATTATCTCATGTTTATGGCCGGTATGGGCGTAAATTTAAAGTCCTTTTTTGCTATGAAAAAATCCTTAGCAAAAAGAAGTGTTTTGTATATAAGCTCGCTTTATATATTAAGCTCGCTTTTTGCTTTGTTCTTTAATCTTTCTTATATTTTTATAATAATACTTCCTGTCATGAGCGTTGGGCTTTTGTCTATATTATTAAAAGATTTTGACAAGGACTGTTATTGGCTAAAGACATCCATGATAGTGGCTACCTTAGCTGAGGTTGTGAGTATAGTTTTATTAACCATAGTTGGCACGGTTTCCAAGCAAGGTGTTACATTTTTAGAACTTTTTTTAAATGTTTTATATTTGCTTGTATTTTTAGCCTTTTGTTTGTTTGCTTTTAAGGTACTACGAATTTTGTTTTGGTGGTATCCTCAACTAAGAAACATTCTTATGCCTAATGAGGATAAAAATGAAAAAGACATAAGGCTTTGCATGAGCATTTTTATGCTGATAATAGCCGCTATGCTTTTTACAAAGCTTGATTTGGCTTTGGGTGCTTTTATAGCTGGTGCTTTTATATCTACCTTTTTTACGCATAAGCAGGATTTGGAAAAAAGGCTTTCAAGCTTTGGTTACGGGCTTTTGATACCTATATTTTTCATACATATAGGCTCTACCTTTGATATGAGATTGCTTAGTGATTTGGTTGTGATGAAAAATGTTGCTATGATTATGCTAGCTATGATATTTATCAGGGTTGTGAGTGCCTTTGTTTTTTATGATAAGCTAGGTTTTAAAGAAAGCGTGTTTTTAGGCCTTAGTCAGTCTATGCCTCTTACCTTGCTAGTGGCCGTGGCTACTTTATCTTACAATGCTAAGATTATTGATAATGGGCTTTACTCTGCTTTGATTTTAACGGCCTTGTTTGAGGGAATTTTGGTTATGACCTTGTTTAGGTTTTTACATACTAAATAA